The Hymenobacter chitinivorans DSM 11115 genome window below encodes:
- the mgtE gene encoding magnesium transporter yields MNQHPTTDQITSLIQEGEFFKLKEVLKSFEPSELVELIDNEEEREQLIIFRLLPLKLATEVFEYLDLDIQRHFLANLSQDKISDILNEMSPDDRTALLEFLPDDFVKELIQTLSEPERRVTLELLGYPEYSVGRLMTPDYIAIRENWSVQQVLDYIRRHGGQSETLSMLYVTDNRGVLIDDIRIREFLLAEPDRRVSELMDRRYVSLNAMQDQEAAIDVFRKNDRVALPVVNDDGVLFGIVTIDDILDIREEEDTEDIQKLGGSEALDEPYLATSIWSMVKKRAGWLVILLIGEMLTTSAMHHFEDDLQKAAVLGLFIPLIISAGGNAGSQATSLIIRAMSLGEFTLSDWWLVMRREIISGLLLGGILGVVGSLRIILWANYIDPGYFGPYWLLIAVTVGFSLLGIVLWGALSGAMLPMLLKRLGLDPATSSAPFVATLVDVTGLIIYFSVATMVLRGTLL; encoded by the coding sequence ATGAATCAGCACCCGACCACTGACCAAATTACGTCCCTGATTCAGGAGGGCGAGTTTTTCAAATTAAAGGAAGTCCTCAAGTCGTTTGAGCCCTCGGAGCTGGTCGAGCTCATCGACAACGAGGAGGAGCGTGAGCAGCTCATCATCTTCCGCCTGCTGCCCCTCAAGCTGGCCACCGAAGTATTCGAGTACCTGGACCTGGACATTCAGCGCCACTTTCTGGCCAACCTGTCCCAGGACAAGATTTCGGACATTCTCAACGAGATGTCGCCCGATGACCGGACGGCCCTGCTGGAGTTTCTGCCCGACGACTTCGTGAAGGAGCTGATTCAGACCCTCTCGGAGCCGGAGCGGCGCGTGACCCTGGAGCTGCTGGGCTACCCCGAGTACTCGGTGGGCCGCCTGATGACGCCCGACTACATTGCCATCCGCGAGAACTGGTCCGTGCAGCAGGTGCTCGACTACATCCGGCGGCACGGCGGGCAGTCCGAAACCCTGAGCATGCTCTACGTGACCGACAACCGCGGGGTGCTCATCGACGACATCCGCATCCGGGAGTTCTTGTTGGCCGAGCCCGACCGGCGGGTGAGTGAGCTGATGGACCGCCGCTACGTGAGCCTGAACGCCATGCAGGACCAGGAAGCGGCCATCGACGTGTTTCGCAAAAACGACCGGGTGGCCCTGCCCGTCGTCAACGACGACGGGGTGCTGTTCGGCATCGTGACCATCGACGACATTCTCGACATCCGGGAAGAGGAAGACACCGAGGACATTCAAAAGCTGGGGGGCTCGGAGGCGTTGGATGAGCCGTATCTGGCCACGTCCATCTGGAGCATGGTCAAGAAGCGGGCCGGCTGGCTGGTAATTCTGCTCATCGGCGAGATGCTGACTACCTCGGCCATGCACCACTTCGAGGACGATTTGCAGAAGGCCGCCGTGCTGGGTCTGTTTATTCCCCTCATTATTTCGGCCGGCGGCAATGCCGGCTCCCAGGCCACGTCTCTCATCATCCGGGCCATGAGCCTGGGCGAGTTTACCCTCTCCGACTGGTGGCTGGTCATGCGGCGCGAAATCATTTCGGGCCTGCTGCTGGGTGGTATCCTGGGCGTGGTGGGCTCGTTGCGCATCATTCTCTGGGCCAACTACATTGACCCGGGCTACTTCGGTCCCTACTGGCTGCTGATTGCCGTTACCGTGGGCTTTTCCCTGCTGGGCATCGTGCTCTGGGGCGCTTTATCGGGGGCCATGCTGCCGATGCTGCTCAAACGCCTGGGCCTGGACCCGGCCACTTCCTCGGCCCCGTTCGTGGCCACGCTCGTGGACGTTACCGGCCTGATTATCTACTTCTCGGTGGCCACGATGGTGCTGCGCGGCACTTTGCTCTAA
- a CDS encoding TetR/AcrR family transcriptional regulator codes for MAKQKQLDKAEAIRQAALAMIVEEGFHGLSMPRLAARAGIAPGTIYLYFQNRQDLLDTLYLEVRQQGDAAMLAGFDATMPLATGLRVLWHNTFHYFVAHPLEFAFTEQFINSPHFAAVAARENPEFREQRRAFYRHARERGELRELPVEVYWAVAFAPLYQLIRFALNGSLHLPADFQDMEQKLNQALEVVVAALQAP; via the coding sequence ATGGCTAAGCAGAAACAGCTCGACAAGGCCGAGGCTATCCGGCAGGCGGCCCTGGCTATGATAGTGGAGGAAGGATTCCACGGCCTGAGTATGCCCCGCCTCGCGGCCCGGGCGGGCATTGCCCCCGGCACTATTTACCTCTACTTCCAGAACCGCCAGGATTTGCTCGACACCCTTTACCTTGAAGTGCGGCAGCAGGGGGATGCAGCCATGCTGGCGGGTTTCGACGCCACGATGCCGCTGGCTACGGGCCTGCGCGTGCTCTGGCACAATACCTTTCACTACTTCGTGGCGCACCCGCTGGAGTTTGCCTTCACCGAGCAGTTTATCAACTCACCCCACTTTGCGGCCGTGGCGGCCCGCGAGAATCCCGAGTTTCGGGAGCAGCGCCGGGCCTTTTACCGCCACGCCCGGGAACGGGGCGAGCTGCGGGAGTTGCCAGTCGAAGTATATTGGGCCGTGGCCTTTGCCCCACTCTACCAGCTGATCCGCTTTGCCCTGAACGGGAGCTTGCACCTGCCCGCCGACTTTCAGGACATGGAGCAGAAGCTGAACCAAGCCCTGGAAGTGGTGGTAGCGGCCCTGCAAGCTCCCTAA
- a CDS encoding VOC family protein → MQLNHLNLPVPDVARARQFFEESFGFTCTDVKGDNALVVLRGQDDFLLVLMPLPEAQPTYPKAFHIGFMCATPQEVERKYQQLQAAAVPVEQPPRNLRDTYTFYFQALDFLLVEVSAPAA, encoded by the coding sequence ATGCAGCTCAACCACCTCAACCTGCCCGTGCCCGACGTGGCCCGGGCCCGGCAGTTTTTCGAAGAGTCCTTCGGCTTTACCTGCACCGACGTGAAGGGCGACAATGCCCTGGTGGTACTCCGCGGGCAGGATGACTTCCTGCTGGTGCTCATGCCCCTGCCCGAGGCGCAGCCCACTTACCCCAAGGCGTTTCACATCGGGTTTATGTGCGCCACCCCGCAGGAAGTGGAGCGCAAATATCAGCAACTGCAGGCCGCCGCGGTTCCTGTTGAGCAACCTCCCCGCAATCTGCGCGACACTTATACCTTCTACTTTCAGGCGCTGGATTTCCTGCTCGTGGAAGTAAGTGCCCCCGCCGCCTGA
- a CDS encoding cyanophycinase yields MPQSSSSPLGTLVALGGGDDDALLALLVDMLADPAAPILILAMAASDATVTAGNYSKALKELGATNVCHVKIDERHSADKPASLRRLKESRLVFFTGGDQEMITEFLRGTEFLRELIHRYHTQADFIVAGTSAGASVMPEHMLVSGYGWRALRKGGIRTDHGLGLISGVLIDQHFVERGRFGRLAHAMLTHSMCLGLGLAEETGVIIRRGQEAEVFGDGVVMAVDGKHMHGNNLGRIGRGEPVAAQDFRVHLLVSGQRLNLKTRQVVNEE; encoded by the coding sequence ATGCCCCAGTCGTCCTCGTCACCCCTCGGAACGCTCGTGGCCCTCGGCGGCGGCGACGACGATGCCCTGCTGGCCCTGCTCGTCGATATGCTGGCCGACCCGGCCGCGCCCATCCTGATTCTGGCCATGGCCGCCAGCGACGCCACCGTGACGGCCGGCAACTACAGCAAGGCCCTCAAGGAGCTGGGCGCCACCAACGTGTGCCACGTCAAGATCGACGAGCGCCACTCGGCCGACAAGCCCGCCTCGCTGCGCCGCTTAAAAGAGTCGCGCCTGGTCTTTTTTACCGGCGGCGACCAGGAAATGATAACCGAGTTTTTGCGTGGTACCGAGTTTTTGCGCGAGCTGATTCACCGCTACCACACCCAGGCCGACTTCATCGTGGCCGGTACCAGCGCGGGGGCGTCGGTGATGCCCGAGCACATGCTCGTGTCGGGCTACGGCTGGCGGGCCCTGCGCAAGGGCGGCATCCGCACCGACCACGGCCTGGGCCTGATCAGCGGCGTGCTCATCGACCAGCACTTCGTGGAGCGGGGCCGCTTTGGGCGCCTGGCCCACGCCATGCTCACGCACTCCATGTGCCTGGGCTTGGGCCTGGCCGAGGAAACCGGCGTTATCATCCGGCGGGGGCAGGAAGCCGAAGTGTTTGGCGACGGCGTGGTGATGGCCGTGGATGGCAAGCACATGCACGGCAACAACCTGGGCCGCATCGGCCGCGGGGAGCCCGTGGCCGCCCAGGATTTCCGGGTGCACCTGCTAGTGAGCGGGCAACGGCTCAATTTGAAAACCCGGCAGGTAGTAAATGAGGAATAA
- a CDS encoding OmpP1/FadL family transporter produces the protein MNLKTLLLAGGALLSGTAASAGGYQVTLAGIKNNGMGGVGVGLSLDQAAMFYNPGALAMVRERGVQLGGNLTFARNAFVAEGSTTQRELRNSISTPFGLFASFGPAEGKFRAGIAVYTPFGSTLKYAEGWEGRTALTDIDLKSIYVQPTFSYALTEQLSVGVGVTVLAYGAVNLQKDIALPDSYGHIELDGKAKTKVGYNAGVFFKPSSKLSVGISYRSKIDAQVEDGDVTFTGIGAAFASSFKATKFGATLPLPATTSLGLGIMPTEKLTIGADINYVNWSAYRNLEFAFNDVVGPSNFSTSKRYYQDAFTFRLGGQYKVTDKFTARVGGAYDNSPVKNGYVTPETPDADRFSGTVGASYAVNEHFSVDLSTQFVTFQKRSQSQQDLINNQTTDRIAGTYKTNIVIPGLGLNYNF, from the coding sequence ATGAATTTAAAAACTCTACTCCTCGCGGGTGGTGCGCTGCTCTCGGGTACGGCAGCCTCAGCGGGTGGATACCAAGTGACGCTGGCCGGGATAAAGAACAACGGCATGGGCGGCGTAGGTGTAGGCCTTTCCCTGGACCAGGCAGCCATGTTCTACAACCCCGGTGCCCTCGCCATGGTGCGGGAGCGGGGTGTGCAGCTCGGCGGCAACCTCACCTTTGCCCGCAACGCCTTCGTGGCCGAGGGTAGCACTACCCAGCGCGAGCTGCGCAATTCCATCAGCACGCCCTTCGGCCTGTTTGCTAGCTTCGGTCCCGCCGAGGGCAAGTTCCGCGCCGGCATTGCGGTGTACACGCCCTTCGGCAGCACGCTCAAGTATGCCGAAGGCTGGGAAGGCCGCACGGCTCTGACCGACATCGACCTGAAGTCTATCTACGTGCAGCCAACGTTCAGCTACGCCCTGACCGAGCAGCTGAGCGTGGGCGTGGGCGTGACGGTGCTGGCCTACGGCGCCGTAAACCTGCAAAAGGATATTGCCCTGCCCGATTCCTACGGCCACATTGAGCTGGACGGCAAAGCCAAGACCAAAGTTGGCTACAACGCCGGCGTATTCTTCAAGCCTTCCTCGAAGCTGTCGGTGGGCATCAGCTACCGGTCCAAGATTGACGCTCAGGTAGAAGACGGCGACGTAACCTTCACGGGCATCGGCGCGGCCTTCGCCTCGTCGTTCAAAGCCACCAAGTTTGGCGCGACGCTGCCGCTGCCGGCTACCACCAGCCTGGGTCTGGGGATTATGCCCACCGAGAAGCTGACCATCGGGGCCGATATCAACTACGTGAACTGGAGCGCCTACCGCAACCTGGAGTTTGCCTTCAACGACGTAGTGGGCCCCTCGAACTTCTCGACCTCGAAGCGCTACTATCAGGATGCCTTCACCTTCCGCCTCGGCGGCCAATACAAGGTCACGGATAAGTTTACGGCCCGCGTGGGTGGCGCCTACGACAACTCACCGGTGAAAAACGGCTACGTAACGCCCGAAACGCCCGACGCCGACCGTTTCAGCGGTACCGTTGGGGCTTCGTACGCGGTGAACGAGCACTTCAGCGTAGACCTCTCCACGCAGTTTGTGACTTTCCAGAAGCGCAGCCAGAGCCAGCAGGACCTGATCAACAACCAAACGACGGACCGGATTGCCGGCACCTACAAGACCAACATCGTAATTCCGGGTCTGGGCCTGAATTATAACTTCTAA
- a CDS encoding SGNH/GDSL hydrolase family protein yields MNTTLFRKLVPVALLGLGFTTACQPDIEDQYPVSKGSADFTRYISVGNSLTAGYSDGGLYLEGQLSSYPNLLAGQFKQAGGGDFNQPLFTEAQSNGSGYLRLVGIVNGSPVTASVTSNLAVRSASPLLYTRYDGPVNNLGVPGIRLADIQTPGYGSTQGNPYFERITPTASATQTYFQRVKAEAATATFFTNWLGNNDVLGYATTGGASTAAASTITNTDTFRLKYNRIVNVLTANGAKGVLATIPDVTTIPFFTTVGPSFKATLQSKQVPGLIVMSGSAAGGAPGYTNRKPITTADIKDAAGTGRQLFTLTAAPFLPLVGTPTGRPWRYIYGQSGQPAIGFPLFLAAYGIDTTKVFGVTNENPIPSAFILDDSEQNAIRTALTSFNTTIRNKAAEKGLALFDANTFFTVVSGGGIVTNNINNTSAYITGNLFSLDGVHPTPRGYAIVANEMIKAINATYGASVPFVNAGNYRGVRFPQ; encoded by the coding sequence ATGAATACTACATTGTTTCGCAAGTTGGTGCCGGTGGCACTGCTGGGGCTGGGTTTTACTACCGCTTGTCAGCCCGACATCGAGGATCAGTACCCGGTCAGCAAAGGCTCGGCTGATTTCACCCGCTACATCTCGGTGGGCAACTCCCTGACGGCCGGCTACTCCGATGGGGGCCTGTACCTGGAAGGCCAGCTCAGCTCGTATCCCAACCTGCTGGCCGGGCAGTTCAAGCAAGCCGGCGGCGGCGACTTCAACCAGCCTTTGTTCACCGAAGCGCAAAGCAACGGCTCGGGCTACCTGCGGTTGGTGGGCATTGTCAACGGTAGCCCGGTAACGGCTTCGGTGACGAGCAACCTGGCCGTGCGCAGCGCCTCGCCGCTGCTCTACACGCGCTACGACGGCCCCGTAAACAACCTGGGCGTGCCTGGCATCCGCCTGGCCGACATCCAGACGCCGGGCTACGGCAGCACCCAGGGCAACCCCTACTTCGAGCGGATTACGCCCACGGCCAGCGCCACCCAGACCTACTTCCAGCGCGTGAAGGCCGAGGCCGCCACTGCTACGTTCTTCACTAACTGGCTCGGCAACAACGACGTGCTGGGCTACGCTACCACTGGTGGGGCTTCCACGGCCGCGGCTTCTACCATTACCAACACGGATACCTTCCGGCTCAAGTACAACCGTATTGTGAACGTGTTGACGGCCAATGGTGCCAAAGGTGTGCTGGCAACCATTCCCGACGTGACGACCATTCCGTTCTTCACCACCGTAGGCCCCTCGTTTAAGGCCACGCTGCAGTCGAAGCAGGTTCCTGGCCTCATCGTAATGTCGGGCTCGGCGGCCGGTGGTGCTCCGGGCTATACTAACCGCAAGCCTATCACGACGGCAGATATCAAGGATGCCGCCGGCACTGGCCGGCAGCTGTTCACCCTGACCGCCGCGCCGTTTCTGCCTCTGGTTGGTACGCCTACGGGTCGTCCCTGGCGTTACATCTACGGGCAGAGCGGGCAGCCCGCCATTGGTTTCCCGCTGTTCCTCGCAGCCTATGGCATCGATACGACCAAGGTATTTGGTGTAACCAACGAAAACCCGATTCCCAGCGCCTTTATACTGGATGACTCGGAGCAAAACGCAATTCGCACGGCGCTGACGTCTTTCAACACGACTATCCGCAACAAGGCGGCTGAAAAAGGTCTGGCTCTGTTCGATGCCAACACCTTCTTCACGGTAGTAAGCGGCGGCGGTATCGTGACCAATAACATCAACAACACGTCGGCTTACATCACCGGCAACCTGTTCTCGCTGGACGGTGTGCATCCCACGCCCCGTGGCTACGCCATTGTTGCCAACGAGATGATCAAGGCCATCAACGCGACGTACGGGGCCTCGGTGCCGTTCGTGAATGCCGGTAATTACCGGGGCGTGCGGTTCCCCCAATAA
- a CDS encoding DUF5004 domain-containing protein, protein MKTHFRFPMLALLAATTLVSSCTKDKENQPAPKTKTEMLSGKDWVLTGQTVTPGLRADDGTIVTDLFPYLDDCDKDDLMRYETSGSCVLNEGPSRCEPTSPQQYAGTWSFESNETVLKTSIQSLGNSSFNLVELNDNSLKLSGIRRIENAEYKFTYTYAKK, encoded by the coding sequence ATGAAAACGCACTTCCGCTTCCCAATGCTGGCTTTGCTGGCCGCTACTACTCTGGTTTCGTCCTGCACGAAAGACAAGGAAAACCAGCCCGCTCCCAAAACCAAAACCGAGATGCTGTCGGGCAAAGACTGGGTGCTGACGGGCCAGACCGTGACCCCCGGCCTGCGGGCAGATGACGGCACCATCGTAACCGACCTGTTTCCCTACCTCGACGACTGCGACAAGGACGATTTGATGCGCTACGAAACCAGCGGCAGCTGCGTGCTCAACGAAGGCCCCTCGCGCTGCGAGCCCACCAGTCCTCAGCAGTATGCCGGCACTTGGTCGTTCGAGAGCAACGAAACCGTGCTCAAAACCAGCATCCAAAGCCTGGGCAACAGCAGCTTTAACCTCGTGGAGCTCAATGATAACTCGCTGAAGCTAAGTGGTATTCGCCGCATTGAGAATGCCGAGTACAAATTTACGTATACCTACGCCAAGAAGTAA
- the arfB gene encoding alternative ribosome rescue aminoacyl-tRNA hydrolase ArfB, whose translation MLPPADAFLPELQFQTSRSSGPGGQNVNKVESRVELRFHLGNSQLLTDEQKQTLLAKLASKLTTEGELLLTAQEDRSQLRNKEIVVQKFYDTLRKALHKPKPRKATKPSKGAVRQRLESKKKHGEKKANRGKLDF comes from the coding sequence ATGCTTCCTCCCGCCGACGCCTTCTTACCCGAGCTCCAGTTCCAAACCAGCCGCAGCAGCGGACCAGGCGGCCAGAACGTGAACAAGGTAGAGTCCCGGGTGGAGCTGCGCTTCCACCTCGGCAACTCCCAGCTGCTCACGGACGAGCAGAAGCAGACCTTGCTGGCAAAGCTGGCCTCGAAGCTGACGACGGAAGGTGAATTGCTGCTTACGGCCCAGGAAGACCGGAGCCAGCTGCGCAACAAGGAAATCGTGGTCCAGAAGTTCTACGACACCCTGCGCAAGGCTTTGCACAAGCCCAAGCCCCGGAAGGCTACCAAGCCCAGCAAAGGCGCCGTCCGGCAGCGCCTGGAGTCCAAGAAAAAGCACGGCGAAAAGAAGGCTAACCGCGGCAAGCTGGATTTTTAG